From the genome of Pelobacter propionicus DSM 2379, one region includes:
- the hypD gene encoding hydrogenase formation protein HypD, giving the protein MNYMDEFRDRDVVLGYAAQIRKLSEQRPEPMAFMEVCGTHTMSIYQYGIRSLLPEGVRLISGPGCPVCVTPNRYIDRAIAISRLSDTIITTFGDMLRVPGSSSSLMEERARGADVRIVYSPLDAVAIARKNPCKRVVFLGVGFETTAPAIAASILAATGDGLANYLVLAAHKTIPLPMELLSSDPELKIDGYICPAHVSAIIGANAFRGLAEQRGVPCVVTGFEPADVMQGVEMLVRQVVEGKSRVENQYSRVVTWEGNCKAQSVLAQVFSVCDAEWRGIGVIPGSGLEIAADYAAYDAEKVLPVSVEETREHQGCRCGDILRGKVSPFDCPLFDRACTPESPVGACMVSSEGTCAAAYKYGR; this is encoded by the coding sequence ATGAATTATATGGATGAATTCCGCGACCGGGATGTGGTTCTCGGCTACGCGGCACAAATCAGGAAGCTGTCTGAGCAGCGCCCGGAACCGATGGCTTTCATGGAGGTCTGCGGCACCCACACCATGTCCATCTACCAGTACGGCATCCGCAGCCTGCTTCCGGAAGGGGTGCGGCTCATCTCGGGGCCCGGCTGTCCGGTCTGCGTCACCCCCAACCGCTACATCGACCGGGCAATAGCCATTAGCCGTCTTTCCGACACCATCATCACCACCTTCGGTGACATGCTGCGGGTTCCCGGTTCCAGTTCGTCACTGATGGAGGAGCGCGCCAGGGGCGCGGATGTCAGGATTGTCTACTCGCCGCTGGACGCTGTGGCCATCGCCAGGAAGAATCCCTGTAAAAGGGTCGTCTTTCTGGGGGTCGGCTTCGAGACAACGGCGCCCGCCATTGCCGCCAGCATCCTGGCCGCCACTGGGGACGGGCTTGCCAACTATCTGGTGCTGGCGGCCCACAAGACCATTCCCTTGCCCATGGAGCTACTCTCCAGCGACCCGGAACTGAAGATCGACGGCTATATCTGCCCCGCCCATGTGAGCGCCATCATCGGCGCCAACGCCTTCCGCGGACTGGCAGAGCAGCGCGGCGTTCCCTGCGTTGTGACCGGTTTCGAGCCGGCCGATGTCATGCAGGGAGTGGAGATGCTGGTACGGCAGGTGGTGGAGGGGAAAAGCCGGGTGGAAAACCAGTACAGCAGGGTGGTGACCTGGGAAGGTAACTGCAAGGCCCAGTCTGTGCTGGCCCAGGTGTTCAGCGTCTGTGATGCCGAGTGGCGCGGGATCGGCGTCATTCCGGGCAGTGGCCTGGAAATCGCAGCCGACTATGCCGCCTATGACGCGGAAAAAGTCCTGCCGGTTTCCGTGGAGGAGACCCGGGAGCACCAAGGGTGCCGCTGCGGCGATATCCTCAGGGGGAAGGTGTCTCCCTTCGACTGTCCCCTCTTCGACCGAGCCTGCACCCCGGAATCACCCGTTGGGGCCTGCATGGTGTCCAGCGAAGGGACCTGCGCCGCGGCGTACAAGTACGGCAGATAG
- a CDS encoding HypC/HybG/HupF family hydrogenase formation chaperone, which yields MCLAIPMRVLSIDGDTIVAEIDGVKREASLMIIGEEIGVGDYVVVHAGFVISRMDEKEALITLELMKEMKPESATASA from the coding sequence ATGTGTCTGGCAATACCGATGCGGGTGTTAAGCATTGATGGCGATACCATCGTGGCCGAGATCGACGGGGTCAAGCGTGAGGCAAGCCTTATGATCATTGGCGAGGAGATCGGGGTGGGAGACTATGTGGTCGTCCATGCAGGTTTCGTCATTTCCAGGATGGATGAGAAGGAGGCGCTGATCACCCTGGAGTTGATGAAAGAGATGAAACCCGAGTCCGCAACAGCTTCGGCCTGA